The proteins below are encoded in one region of Streptomyces marianii:
- the ilvA gene encoding threonine ammonia-lyase produces MSFRTTGPFHPVILDDVRGAQKMLSGVARLTPMEGSRHLSGLVGAPVHLKCENLQRTGSFKLRGAYVRISGLRPEERAAGVVAASAGNHAQGVALASSLLGVHSTVFMPKGAPLPKVAATRDYGADVRLHGHVVDETLAAAQEYAHETGAVFIHPFDHPDIIAGQGTVGLEILEQCPEVRTIVVGVGGGGLVAGIAVAVKALRPDVKLIGVQAEGSAAYPPSLAAGRPVSVESPVTMADGIKVGRPGDVPFALVEELVDDVRTVSEDALASALLLCLERAKLVVEPAGASPVAALLTDPEVFEGPVVAVLSGGNVDPLLMQRVLRHGMAAAGRYLSLRLPLPDRPGALATLLGVLSVADANVLDVGHVRTDPRLGLTEVEVELHLETKGPEHCAEVAAALRDAGYHAAG; encoded by the coding sequence ATGAGCTTCCGTACCACTGGCCCCTTTCACCCGGTCATCCTCGACGACGTGCGGGGTGCCCAGAAGATGCTCTCCGGCGTCGCGCGGCTGACGCCGATGGAAGGCAGCCGCCACCTGTCGGGCCTGGTCGGGGCTCCGGTGCACCTGAAGTGCGAGAACCTCCAGCGGACGGGGTCGTTCAAGCTGCGCGGCGCTTATGTGCGGATCTCGGGGCTGCGCCCCGAGGAGCGGGCGGCCGGCGTCGTCGCGGCGTCGGCGGGCAACCATGCGCAGGGCGTCGCGCTCGCCTCCTCGCTGCTCGGTGTGCACTCCACGGTCTTCATGCCGAAGGGGGCTCCGCTGCCGAAGGTCGCCGCGACCCGTGACTACGGCGCCGATGTGAGGCTGCATGGCCATGTCGTCGACGAGACACTGGCCGCGGCGCAGGAGTACGCGCACGAAACCGGTGCCGTCTTCATCCATCCCTTCGACCACCCGGACATCATCGCCGGGCAGGGCACGGTGGGGCTGGAGATCCTCGAGCAGTGCCCGGAGGTGCGGACGATCGTCGTCGGGGTCGGCGGCGGCGGTCTCGTCGCGGGTATCGCGGTGGCGGTGAAGGCGCTGCGGCCCGATGTGAAGCTGATCGGGGTCCAGGCGGAGGGGTCGGCGGCGTACCCGCCGTCGCTCGCCGCGGGGCGTCCGGTGTCGGTCGAGTCCCCGGTGACGATGGCGGACGGCATCAAGGTGGGGCGGCCGGGGGACGTCCCGTTCGCGCTCGTCGAGGAGCTGGTCGACGACGTGCGCACGGTCTCCGAGGACGCGCTCGCCTCGGCGCTCCTGCTGTGTCTGGAGCGGGCGAAGCTGGTGGTCGAGCCGGCGGGTGCGAGTCCCGTCGCCGCGCTGCTGACCGACCCGGAGGTGTTCGAGGGGCCGGTGGTGGCGGTGCTGTCGGGCGGCAACGTGGACCCGCTGCTGATGCAGCGCGTCCTGCGCCACGGAATGGCCGCCGCGGGCCGCTACCTGTCGCTGCGGCTCCCCCTGCCGGACCGGCCGGGGGCGCTGGCGACGCTGCTGGGGGTGTTGTCGGTGGCGGATGCGAACGTTCTGGACGTGGGACACGTGCGGACGGATCCCCGGCTCGGTCTGACGGAGGTCGAGGTGGAGCTCCATCTGGAGACGAAGGGGCCGGAGCACTGTGCGGAGGTCGCTGCGGCACTCCGGGATGCGGGCTACCACGCGGCCGGCTGA
- a CDS encoding MarR family winged helix-turn-helix transcriptional regulator yields the protein MPTSQDMTTDLDAGLLDALQHQVAVFARRAEQTRLGGVGQVRNSMDRAAYLLLNRLDQEGPMGVKALAAGMGIDSSTVTRQVAPLVDTGLVKRTSHPEDGRAVVLQLSPRGLARLEEVRSSRRELMAKVTGGWTPEERESFCTLLTRFNSALSARQAGLPAEATEASPTS from the coding sequence ATGCCCACATCTCAGGACATGACGACTGATCTTGACGCCGGTCTCCTCGACGCCCTCCAGCACCAGGTGGCCGTCTTCGCGCGCAGAGCCGAGCAGACGCGGCTGGGCGGCGTCGGCCAGGTCCGCAACTCGATGGACCGCGCCGCCTATCTCCTGCTCAACCGGCTCGACCAGGAAGGCCCGATGGGCGTCAAGGCCCTCGCGGCGGGCATGGGCATCGACTCCTCGACCGTCACCCGCCAGGTCGCGCCGCTCGTCGACACCGGCCTGGTGAAGCGCACGTCCCACCCGGAGGACGGCCGCGCCGTCGTGCTGCAGCTGTCTCCCCGCGGCCTGGCCCGCCTGGAGGAGGTCCGCTCCTCGCGCCGCGAACTCATGGCCAAGGTGACCGGCGGCTGGACTCCGGAGGAGCGGGAATCGTTCTGCACCCTGCTCACCCGTTTCAACTCGGCGCTCTCCGCCCGGCAGGCCGGGCTGCCCGCCGAGGCGACGGAGGCGTCCCCGACCTCTTGA